The genome window ATTCGTTAGTTGTAACAGTAGACATAGGGTTCACACAGGTTATCCAGCAGAGATCGCACCATGCGACTTAAACTGGGTTAGGTTTTTGACACACCCGGACAGGCCAGGAGCCGTCAACGGGCACCACATAGCACAACAACACGCTATTTTGCTGCAGCTGCATACCATTTCAACACGGTTTCGACGGCAACATCTGCCGTCATTTCCGACGTATCGAGGACATGCGCCCCTTCCGCGGGGACCAGCGGCGCAATCGCACGGTGAGTATCACGTTCGTCCCGCGCCTGCAAATCCATCAGAAGGTCTTCCATATTAGCAGAAAAACCCTTGTCTATCAATTGCTTGTAGCGCCGTTGCGCGCGCGCCTCGACGCTTGCCGTGAGGAACACCTTCAATTGGGCATGCGGGAAGATCACCGTGCCCATGTCGCGCCCGTCGGCCACCAGACCCGGCGTCCTGCGAAAACCCAGCTGCAAGCCCACGAGCGCATGGCGCACAGTTGGCAATACGGCAATTTTCGACGCCGTATTGCCCACTTCTTCGGCACGGATCTGCTCGGTGACGTTTTCCTGCGCCAGCAAGATCTCGCCGCCCGCGAA of Janthinobacterium sp. PAMC25594 contains these proteins:
- the cmk gene encoding (d)CMP kinase — its product is MPTSNIPVIAIDGPTASGKGTVAHRVADKLGFHYLDSGALYRLTALSALRRGTDLRDEHALAKLAEHLPCHFAGGEILLAQENVTEQIRAEEVGNTASKIAVLPTVRHALVGLQLGFRRTPGLVADGRDMGTVIFPHAQLKVFLTASVEARAQRRYKQLIDKGFSANMEDLLMDLQARDERDTHRAIAPLVPAEGAHVLDTSEMTADVAVETVLKWYAAAAK